Within the Thermanaeromonas toyohensis ToBE genome, the region TTCTGGAGCTTCCCTTACAACTGCCATACCTCCCTCAAGAGAGAGGTAAGCGCCTGCGCATCTTCAGTCCATACGGCCTCCATGCGCCTGCGGTGCCTTACAGCCCGGAGCAACGGGGGCCCCAGGAATTTTCGCCACTCCTCATCGTAGATTGACAGCGGGGTTGCCTCGCAGAAATACCGCACCATTGCCCGGCCCGCGAGCTCTCCGCTCTGCACGGCAAAAAGTATCCCCGCGCCGGTTACCGGGTGCGTAAACCCACCGGCATCGCCGCACAGGATAACCCTGCCCGAACAGCATCTCCAGTACGGCCCGTTTACGGGTATGAAACCTCCCGTGCGCCTGATAATCCTCCTCTTCTCCCACCCTAGAAATACGAGAAACTTACCCAGAAGCCCATGAAGGTCCGGCCGGCGCCCGTCCACTCCGCCCCCGGTCACCCCTACCCCAACATTAGCCGTAGACCCTTTAGGGAACACCCAGGCGTAGCCACCGAAAAAGGTGGGGTCAAAATACACCCGGGTTACCCTCAGCGGCTCCGGCACCTCTACCTCAACCTGGTAGGCCACCGCAAGCCTATGGGGTCGGTAACCCACGGCCCTGGCCACAATCGACCGCGGGCCGTCGGCCCCCACGACTACCCGCGTCTTTACAGTCAAAATCCTGCCTTCCTTTCTTACTATAACTTCATCTTCCGCTAAAGCCAGGGCGCAAGCATCCGTCCACAGCTCCGCCCCAGCCTCTACGGCCTGCTGGGCCAGGGTAGCATCAAACACTTCACGGCGGAGGAGATATCCCGGGGCGCGCACAGTAAAAGTCGTGCCATCGGGAAAAAGGGCTTCCATCCCTTCTACCCTCTGGGCCACCGCTTTCTCCGGGATTTCGACCTCTAGATCTATAAGAGCCGGGACGTATTCGGCACATTGGACCGGGAGACCCGGCCTTCTTTTTCGTTCGACAATGAGGACCTTAAGACCTACATTGGCTGCTATCCGCGCGGCAGTGCTGCCTGCCGGTCCCGCTCCCACTACTATAACATCGTACTCCCGCATCTAAACTCTCGCCTTCATATTCTTGCCCGGATGCGGCGCAAGCCTCGCCATAAGAAGCTCAAGGAGGTCCAGCTTAAGTGCCGTCTGGTTCTCAAAGCGCCCGGCATGGGCAGCGCCTTCCTGTTTCAATTCGTAGCAGGTAGAACTATCCAGGTCTACCAGAACGCCGGGTAGCCCTATGCGCTCGAAGTCGCGCCTGTGCTTAGTGAGGAAGGCCTCGCAGCAGCTCCCGAGGAAGGCGGGAACGCCTTCACTTTTTAGGCGCCGCAGGACCCGGGAAAGCATCTCGTAGTTCTGGATGGTCACCGGTTTTAGGCCGTATTCAAGGGCCAAGCGGTAGGCCTCGCCCACATCACATTGACCGCAGAGGCTGCACCCCTGGCGAAAGCGGTAACGGCAGGTGAAAAGCTTGGCGCAGTATGGAAGGAGCACTACCGGCGCGGTGGTGATGCCCGCAAGGGGCCCTACCACGGTGCTCACGTCATTTACCCGGTCGGCCGGGATCCCCCAGGCAGGATAATCCTTCTTGCTTAATGCATCACAGAGTACGGAGGTAAAGTCGGCAACGGTTATGCCTGGAAGGCGCGCCCGGCTCCTGTGAAAAAACTCCCGCACTGCACTAGCCGCCGCATCCGCAGAGGCCTCTATCCCTCTGAGACTTGCTTCCAGATCGTAGATCGCCCGGCGGGGGTGGGCGAAGAAATCGCCGGTGAAATAGACAGCCTCGACCCGCCCCTTATCAGCAGTCAATACCAGGGAGCAACGTAAGAAACCGCCACGGGTCTTGCGTCCTGCTTTAAGTACCAGCTTGTCCCCCGGCGTCCTCACCGCGTTGATCCAATCGTCGGATTTAAAATAGGGCAGGCGATGGGCTAGCAGCGTTTCCTCGTAGTCAGTCAGCCCCGCGGGGACCAGGTTCATCTTGAGCTCCCTGGCTAATTCCTCCGCGATGGCTTCCTTTATGGTGTTCAAGGGTGGTACCCGGCCCAGCTCCCATTTGAGGCAGGTAACCCGCTCCTTAAGGGAATTTATCTCCTTGGCCTTGAGCTTCTCGGTAGGGATCTTGAGAACCTTAAGCATGGTTTCCACATCGAAATCCACCAGGAGTGTTCCCTGGTAAAGAAGAGCGCCGTGCAGTTCGGTCCCACCGGTCCCTGAGATCTTCCGTCCCCTCACCTCGATGTCGTTTCGTGGACGATAGGCGGCCGGTACCCCCAGTTTCACCAAGGCCCTGGCCACCGCACCGCAAACCTGCGCGTACAGGCGCTCTATCTTACGCTCAAGGCGGGGGTTATCGCAGGTGGTAACTATCTCCCATCCGAGCTGAAGCGAATCCCAGTAAAGGGCGCCACCTCCCGTCAGGCGCCGGTTTACCTCTATGCCATGGCGCTCGCAGAACCCAAGCCTTACTTCCTGCTCTACTACCTGGTGATAACCGACCAGGACACAAGGCGGGTCGAACTGCAAGAAGCGGAGGGTATCCGGGATGGCACCCTCGGACCTGGCAATGAGCAAAACCTCGTCCAAGGCCATATTCTCGGCCGCCGTCCTCACACCTGTGTCCAGAAGCCTCCATTCCGAATGCATGATCACCGACCTGCCTTATCCACCGTCTTTAAGCTAGCCAGAAAACCCTGCACCTCTTGGACAAGCTCTCCTGGATTGCAGGGACCGGCGGTGGCAAACTTTATCTTGTGCGCATCAAGCCCAGCTTCGGCAAGTCTCTGGCGTAACCCTTCCACCCTTTGAGCTGTCCGCTCAGTTCCGTACACATGTTGGCAGGCGCGGCGGCGGCAGCCCACTACCATAACGCCGGACGCTCCCCGCTCTAGCATAGCCAGCACCGTCTCCATATCCACAGAGCCAGCGCAGGGAACCGGCACCCAGGCAACATTTTCGGGTAAACCTAAGGCCCTTTCTTTCGCTTCTTTGAGGGAACGCCAGGCTGAGTGACGGCACAGAAAGGCCACTACACCTTTCCCGTCAACCCCGATGATCTCCATAAGGCTCGCGGGTGTCATATGGCCAGAGGCCTCCAAACCCCTGGCGGGGCATTCGGCTGCGCAAAGGCCGCAGCCCCAGCAGGACTTCTGGTATACCCGAACCTTACCCTCCACCGTTACTGCTCCGTGGGGGCAGGTACGTACGCAGGTAAGACAGGCGGCGCAGTAACCAGCCTCACGCTGGCTTGCGGTGTCCTTAAAATCACTCTGCGCTCCATACACTGTACCCACGGCAACCATGAGTGCAGCCCGCGCAGCCAGCAGAGCCTGCTCCCGGGCGACCTCCGGGTTCTCGGGAGCAAGGGCAGCTCCCGCCAGGAAGACCCCACGACGGGAAGTAACAACACCTCCTTGGAAGATCCCATCGTCCACGTTCGCCGAAACGCGCAAAGCCACTGCCTGCCAGATTTGCTGGGCTTCCGGAGGCAAGGATAACTCTTCCCCCACAATAAGCGCTGAAGGAAAAAGCTTAACCTCCTCTGGCCGGCCTTCCACAGAGGTGGTGGGGTCGACAAAAATGAGGTTTTTCCCATCCCAGGCGGGATGACCTGCGGGCTTAACGAAAATCACTCCTGCCTCCCGTAGTCTCCCATACAGGGCTTCCAGGTGAGGGGCGGCCCCTACCTTCACCTGCTGGGCGAGGTAGTAGATTTTCACCTTTGATCCCAGGTTATCCCGTACAGCACGGACGTTTTCCAGGGCCAGAGCGTGTACCGCCGGAGGAGAACTGCTATTTACATCCAGCCAAAATACCACCGGCCCGCCCGTCTCCGGAACGGAAAATGACCCAGTGACAAGGTCCCTGGCGATCTCAGCCTGGGTCGTTGCCGGTACCGGCGCGCAGCTTACAAACCGCGGGGCTAGGATAACGGCCTTAAGTTTAACCACCCTAACTCCCTGGCCCAGTACCCTAACCCAGGCCTCAAAGTCCCCCGGCTCTCCGTTAAGCTTAATTAACTCCGCGCCCTCCCACAGTATAAAGCCTCTTCGCCCCCCCACTTCCCGCCAAAGCTCCTTGAGTATAAGGCTTGTAGGGTCGACTGGGTCCCAATTGCCACTGTCGGCGAGCATGAGGACGGAACAACCCGCGGCGAGCACCTCACGGGCAATGAGCAACCCTGAAGGTCCGCTTCCCCAGATCAGCACGTCAGCAGCATGCTCCTGGGAGTGGGCAATTCTACCACTTGCCCCGGACCGAAGGATGCTTTCAGCTGCCTGCTCACCCGCCGCGCGCCCGTCCAGTACCGCTGTCTTGATGTCCATGGGGCAGCGGCAAGAGCCGGCTAGGAAAACCCCTTCCCGCTCCTGCTGCCAGAAACCGCTAATTTGGCGCGCCTTTAGAATGCCAGGAAGGGGATTGTCTAGGGACGGAGCCAGGCCCACACTGAGCACTATATGATCAAACTCACTAGTCTCAAGCCTTCCGACCTCGAGGTCCTCAAAGCGGAGGAGAAGGCCGGCCTCCCCTTTTCTCACCTCTGCAGGAAGGCCGCGCACAAAGCGGAGGCCATAAGTTCTAAGCTCCTCGCACACCTCCTCATCCCGCCGGTTTCTAAGCTGCAGGTCCATATAAAAGATCGCGGCCTCATCTACCAGCCCTAGGGTATACAGGCGCAAGAGTAGGCGAAGGCTTACCCCGCAACAGAAGCGCGAACAGTAGTCCCGCTTGAGCTTTCGCGAGCGCGAACCAGCACACTGGACAAAGGCCCACCGCCTACCCGTGAGAGCTTGCCAATCCTCGGCGGCAAGAAGCCGTTCTAGCTCCAGGGTGGTCAGGACCTCTGGATAACGACCCCAGCCGTACTCGGGAAGAAGGTCAGGCTCAGGTGAGATAGCGCCGGTCGCCACTACAATGGCCTTCGCTTCCGCGGTTCCGACTTCATCTGCCCCCACCTTTACGGCACCCTGAGGGCACACTTCAGCACAGACCCGGCAGCCTCCATTGTATGCTCTGCACCTGTGGCGTCGGATAATGAGGCCCTGCCGGGTACGGCGTGGGAGCACACTGATAGCCTTCTCCGGGCAGGCTTCAATGCACCTGCCGCAGAAGGTACAGAGACGGGAGTCTATGGAAGGAGAGGTTCCTATTAGGCGGATCTTAAAGTCGCCCACCGTACCACGTACCTCACCGGCATAAGAACCGGTCAGCACCTGGATAAGGCTTAGAGACTCAAGCTCATCAATAAGCTCGAATCCCAGACATATATTGCAGGAACTGCACTCCTCGCCTGCCTTGCAGGCATATTCAGCCCAACGGCCGCCGATAAAAGCCTCTTTTTCCACCAAAAGGACTCTAAGACCATAAGAGGCGGCGCTTACTGCCGCGGCCATACCGGCTGGCCCTCCGCCGAGCACCAGGACATCGCAGGTATAACGCAAGGGCTTTACACCCCCAATTTTTCAAGCACGCTGTCC harbors:
- a CDS encoding lipoyl protein ligase domain-containing protein — protein: MHSEWRLLDTGVRTAAENMALDEVLLIARSEGAIPDTLRFLQFDPPCVLVGYHQVVEQEVRLGFCERHGIEVNRRLTGGGALYWDSLQLGWEIVTTCDNPRLERKIERLYAQVCGAVARALVKLGVPAAYRPRNDIEVRGRKISGTGGTELHGALLYQGTLLVDFDVETMLKVLKIPTEKLKAKEINSLKERVTCLKWELGRVPPLNTIKEAIAEELARELKMNLVPAGLTDYEETLLAHRLPYFKSDDWINAVRTPGDKLVLKAGRKTRGGFLRCSLVLTADKGRVEAVYFTGDFFAHPRRAIYDLEASLRGIEASADAAASAVREFFHRSRARLPGITVADFTSVLCDALSKKDYPAWGIPADRVNDVSTVVGPLAGITTAPVVLLPYCAKLFTCRYRFRQGCSLCGQCDVGEAYRLALEYGLKPVTIQNYEMLSRVLRRLKSEGVPAFLGSCCEAFLTKHRRDFERIGLPGVLVDLDSSTCYELKQEGAAHAGRFENQTALKLDLLELLMARLAPHPGKNMKARV
- a CDS encoding geranylgeranyl reductase family protein, with the translated sequence MREYDVIVVGAGPAGSTAARIAANVGLKVLIVERKRRPGLPVQCAEYVPALIDLEVEIPEKAVAQRVEGMEALFPDGTTFTVRAPGYLLRREVFDATLAQQAVEAGAELWTDACALALAEDEVIVRKEGRILTVKTRVVVGADGPRSIVARAVGYRPHRLAVAYQVEVEVPEPLRVTRVYFDPTFFGGYAWVFPKGSTANVGVGVTGGGVDGRRPDLHGLLGKFLVFLGWEKRRIIRRTGGFIPVNGPYWRCCSGRVILCGDAGGFTHPVTGAGILFAVQSGELAGRAMVRYFCEATPLSIYDEEWRKFLGPPLLRAVRHRRRMEAVWTEDAQALTSLLREVWQL
- a CDS encoding hydrogenase iron-sulfur subunit, translating into MRYTCDVLVLGGGPAGMAAAVSAASYGLRVLLVEKEAFIGGRWAEYACKAGEECSSCNICLGFELIDELESLSLIQVLTGSYAGEVRGTVGDFKIRLIGTSPSIDSRLCTFCGRCIEACPEKAISVLPRRTRQGLIIRRHRCRAYNGGCRVCAEVCPQGAVKVGADEVGTAEAKAIVVATGAISPEPDLLPEYGWGRYPEVLTTLELERLLAAEDWQALTGRRWAFVQCAGSRSRKLKRDYCSRFCCGVSLRLLLRLYTLGLVDEAAIFYMDLQLRNRRDEEVCEELRTYGLRFVRGLPAEVRKGEAGLLLRFEDLEVGRLETSEFDHIVLSVGLAPSLDNPLPGILKARQISGFWQQEREGVFLAGSCRCPMDIKTAVLDGRAAGEQAAESILRSGASGRIAHSQEHAADVLIWGSGPSGLLIAREVLAAGCSVLMLADSGNWDPVDPTSLILKELWREVGGRRGFILWEGAELIKLNGEPGDFEAWVRVLGQGVRVVKLKAVILAPRFVSCAPVPATTQAEIARDLVTGSFSVPETGGPVVFWLDVNSSSPPAVHALALENVRAVRDNLGSKVKIYYLAQQVKVGAAPHLEALYGRLREAGVIFVKPAGHPAWDGKNLIFVDPTTSVEGRPEEVKLFPSALIVGEELSLPPEAQQIWQAVALRVSANVDDGIFQGGVVTSRRGVFLAGAALAPENPEVAREQALLAARAALMVAVGTVYGAQSDFKDTASQREAGYCAACLTCVRTCPHGAVTVEGKVRVYQKSCWGCGLCAAECPARGLEASGHMTPASLMEIIGVDGKGVVAFLCRHSAWRSLKEAKERALGLPENVAWVPVPCAGSVDMETVLAMLERGASGVMVVGCRRRACQHVYGTERTAQRVEGLRQRLAEAGLDAHKIKFATAGPCNPGELVQEVQGFLASLKTVDKAGR